In Centroberyx gerrardi isolate f3 chromosome 20, fCenGer3.hap1.cur.20231027, whole genome shotgun sequence, a genomic segment contains:
- the dnai1.2 gene encoding dynein, axonemal, intermediate chain 1, paralog 2: protein MPVSNKTTTVRKQGNVQSQKAPGAKATKPASKKKDDEDGVEQGDGWDEGTLVKPADQLELTEAELKEEITRILTANNPHAPQNIVRYSFKERSYKPISGVDQMAVHFVLEGNLLHQDSDEARRQRAKQGLTEEKVAADAGAEPDEEKPETPATPGEDGGEAEEGGEEDRPDSAASKTDKKEQKVTNQFNFSERASQTLNNPLRERSCQTEPPRRCTFSANANQWEIYDAYVEELQKQEKNKEKQKAVPSKKDDDKSKKKIVITETQGDDITKVAKAAKILERMVNQNTFDDIAQDFKYFEDASDEFREQEGTLLPLWKFQYDKAKRLSVTALCWSKKYPDLFAMGMGSYDFSKQGRGMLVFYSMKNSAFPDYIYPTNSGVMCLDIHEELSCLVAVGFYDGCVAVYNLIVQGVQPVYKSTAKTGKHTDPVWQVRWQNDDMDNNHNFYSVSSDGRVVSWTLVKNELVFTDIIKLSVEGAASEGPEGAQQLSVACGTSFDFHKQIDYLFLVGTEEGKIHKCSKTYSSQFLETYDAHNMAVDAVKWNHFHPKVFISCSSDWTVKIWDHTINTPMFTFDLYAAVGDVAWSPYSSTVFAAVTTDGKVHVFDLSVNKYEAICQQPVVAKRTKLTHIEFNPVHPIVIVGDDRGYVTSLKLSPNLRKKPKGKKGEELPKGPEVEAAKMEKLLSLLREPEPGSV from the exons ATGCCCGTGTCTAACAAAACCACAACTGTGAGAAAGCAG GGAAATGTTCAATCTCAAAAGGCACCTGGCGCAAAGGCTACCAAACCTGCAAGTAAGAAAAAG GATGACGAGGATGGGGTGGAGCAGGGTGATGGATGGGACGAAGGGACACTTGTTAAGCCTGCAGACCAGCTGGAGCTCACTGAGGCG GAGCTTAAAGAGGAAATCACAAGGATCCTGACTGCAAACAACCCACATGCCCCCCAGAATATTGTCCGCTACAGCTTCAAG GAACGTTCCTACAAGCCCATCAGTGGTGTGGATCAGATGGCTGTTCACTTTGTCTTGGAGGGCAACCTGCTGCACCAAGACTCTGATGAGGCCCGTAGGCAGAGGGCCAAGCAGGGACTCACTGAAG AGAAAGTAGCAGCCGATGCTGGAGCAGAACCTGATGAGGAGAAACCAGAGACCCCG GCTACAcctggagaggatggaggggaagCCGAGGAGGGTGGAGAAGAGGACAGGCCGGACAGCGCTGCCTCCAAGACTGACAAGAAGGAGCAGAAAGTCACAAACCAGTTCAATTTCAGCGAGAGAGCCTCCCAGACCCTCAACAACCCACTGAGG GAGAGAAGCTGCCAGACTGAACCTCCCCGACGCTGCACCTTCTCTGCCAATGCCAATCAG TGGGAGATCTACGATGCGTACgtggaggagctgcagaagCAAGAGAAGAACAAGGAAAAGCAGAAAGCCGTACCATCGAAGAAGGATGACGACAAAAGCAAGAAGAAGATTGTGATAACGGAGACTCAG GGCGATGATATCACCAAAGTGGCCAAGGCGGCTAAGATCTTGGAACGGATGGTCAATCAGAATACATTTGATGACATAGCACAAG aTTTCAAGTACTTCGAGGATGCCTCTGATGAGTTCAGGGAGCAGGAGGGCACCCTTCTCCCCTTGTGGAAGTTCCAGTATGACAAAGCCAAAAGACTGTCTGtcactgccctctgctg GAGTAAGAAATACCCGGATCTGTTTGCTATGGGAATGGGATCAT ATGACTTCAGTAAACAGGGGCGCGGCATGCTGGTCTTCTACTCGATGAAGAACTCCGCCTTCCCGGACTACATCTACCCCACAAATTCTGGCGTCATGTGCCTCGACATCCACGAGGAGCTGTCCTGCCTGGTGGCGGTGGGCTTCTACGACGGCTGCGTGGCCGTCTACAACTTGATTGTACAGGGAGTGCAGCCCGTCTACAAGAGCACGGCGAAGACTGGCAAGCACACCGACCCCGTCTGGCAG GTGCGCTGGCAGAATGATGACATGGACAACAACCACAACTTCTATTCTGTGTCGTCTGATGGCCGAGTAGTGTCCTGGACCCTGGTCAAG AATGAGCTGGTCTTCACCGACATCATCAAACTCTCAGTGGAGGGTGCTGCCTCTGAGGGGCCAGAGGGTGCGCAGCAGCTCAGCGTTG CTTGCGGTACATCATTTGACTTCCATAAACAGATCGACTACCTCTTCCTCGTTGGCACTGAGGAGGGGAAAATACACAAG TGCTCCAAGACCTACTCTAGCCAATTCCTCGAGACCTATGATGCTCACAACATGGCGGTGGATGCTGTCAAGTGGAACCACTTCCACCCCAAGGTCTTCATCTCTTGCAGCTCCGACTGGACCGTCAAGATCTGGGACCACACCATCAA CACTCCCATGTTCACATTTGACCTGTATGCAGCAGTTGGAGACGTGGCTTGGTCTCCATACTCCTCCACTGTATTTGCTGCTGTCACCACGGACGGCAAG GTTCACGTTTTTGACCTAAGCGTCAACAAATACGAGGCCATCTGCCAGCAGCCAGTGGTGGCCAAGAGGACCAAGCTGACTCACATCGAGTTCAATCCTGTCCATCCTATCGTCATAGTGGGGGATGACCGGGGCTACGTCACCAGCCTCAAGCTCTCCCCTAACCTCCGCAAGAAACCCAAG ggGAAGAAGGGTGAGGAGCTGCCCAAGGGTCCGGAAGTGGAAGCAGCCAAGATGGAGAAGCTCCTGAGTCTGCTGAGGGAACCAGAGCCAGGCTCAGTGTAA